Proteins encoded in a region of the Anopheles ziemanni chromosome 2, idAnoZiCoDA_A2_x.2, whole genome shotgun sequence genome:
- the LOC131286853 gene encoding putative inorganic phosphate cotransporter isoform X1, which translates to MFSPKAGPSGERTPLLSGKLLGPVVIVEEKIVQGPIAIFEEHHAVTEEYREIVLPENFHSSYRHRWLECLSRVFIIPQRVILAIMGFLAIMNAYTMRISLSIAITEMVNKTGGGGEEGESGVCPIDENDNPDDFTGGEFDWDEELQGIILSSFYWGYVITHIPGGMLAEKFGGKWTLSLGILSTAFFTLITPWAVELGGSTALIVIRVMMGLGEGTTFPALSALMATWIPAKERSKLGSLVFGGGQVGTILGNLLSGVLLHNIDGWSSVFYFFGGMGVLWFVIFTLLCYSDPESHPFISEKEKEYLKRELGTLERDRTLPPTPWRYILTSVPMMALVCAQIGHDWGFFIMVTDLPKYMSDVLRFSIKDNGLYSSLPYLVMWIVSLSTGVLSDWLITSGRMTITFGRKLFTTIASIGPACFIVGASYAGCEKAVVVMLFTFAMGLMGTFYPGMKVNPLDLSPNYAGTLMAITNGIGAITGIIAPYVVGVMTPNHTLDEWRIVFWISFAVFNVTNLAYILWASGEVQPWNTPHLMNKSVEAGDSNSSDKALAEPRKSDQTLGAIKQ; encoded by the exons ATGTTTAGTCCAAAGGCAGGCCCTTCGGGGGAGCGGACACCGTTGTTGAGTGGAAAACTCCTGGGCCCGGTGGTGATCGTAGAGGAAAAAATCGTCCAAGGTCCGATAGCGATCTTCGAGGAGCATCATGCCGTGACGGAAGAGTACAGGGAAATTGTGCTACCCGAAAACTTTCACTCGTCCTATCGGCACCGGTGGTTAGAATGTCTCTCTAGAG TTTTCATCATCCCGCAGCGTGTGATCCTCGCCATCATGGGCTTCCTGGCGATCATGAACGCGTACACGATGCGAATCTCGCTGTCAATCGCCATCACGGAGATGGTGAACAAGACGGGCGGTGGCGGCGAGGAGGGCGAAAGTGGCGTCTGCCCGATCGACGAGAACGACAACCCGGACGACTTTACCGGCGGTGAGTTCGACTGGGATGAGGAGCTGCAGGGCATCATCCTGTCGTCGTTCTACTGGGGCTACGTCATCACGCACATCCCGGGCGGCATGTTGGCGGAGAAGTTCGGCGGCAAGTGGACGCTTAGTCTGGGCATCCTGTCGACGGCCTTCTTCACGCTGATCACCCCGTGGGCGGTGGAGCTCGGCGGCTCGACGGCGCTGATCGTTATCCGTGTGATGATGGGTTTGGGCGAAGGTACGACCTTCCCGGCGCTGAGTGCCCTGATGGCGACCTGGATCCCGGCGAAGGAGCGCAGCAAGCTGGGTTCGCTGGTGTTTGGCGGCGGTCAGGTCGGTACGATCCTCGGTAACCTGCTGTCCGGCGTGCTGCTGCACAACATCGACGGCTGGTCGTCGGTGTTTTACTTCTTCGGCGGCATGGGAGTTTTGTGGTTCGTGATCTTC ACGCTCCTCTGCTACAGCGATCCCGAGTCGCATCCCTTCAtcagcgaaaaggaaaaggagtATCTGAAGCGTGAGCTGGGAACGCTCGAGCGCGACCGCACACTGCCACCTACCCCCTGGCGGTACATCCTCACGAGCGTACCGATGATGGCGCTGGTGTGCGCCCAGATTGGCCACGACTGGGGCTTCTTCATCATGGTCACCGATCTGCCCAAGTACATGAGCGATGTGCTGCGATTCTCGATCAAGGACAACGGGCTCTACTCGTCCCTGCCGTATCTGGTGATGTGGATCGTGTCGCTGTCGACCGGCGTCCTAAGCGACTGGCTGATCACGTCCGGCCGGATGACGATCACGTTTGGTCGGAAGCTGTTCACCACGATCG CGTCGATCGGACCGGCCTGCTTCATCGTCGGCGCGTCGTACGCCGGCTGCGAGAAGGCGGTGGTGGTCATGCTGTTCACCTTCGCCATGGGCCTCATGGGCACGTTCTACCCGGGCATGAAGGTGAACCCGCTCGATCTGAGCCCCAACTACGCCGGCACGCTGATGGCCATCACCAACGGCATCGGTGCCATCACCGGCATCATCGCACCGTACGTCGTCGGCGTGATGACACCCAAC CATACCCTCGATGAATGGCGGATCGTCTTCTGGATCTCGTTCGCCGTCTTCAACGTCACCAATCTGGCGTACATTCTGTGGGCATCGGGCGAGGTGCAGCCCTGGAATACGCCCCATCTGATGAACAAATCGGTCGAGGCGGGCGACTCGAACTCGTCCGACAAGGCGCTTGCCGAGCCGCGCAAAAGCGACCAAACACTTGGTGCCATAAAGCAGTGA
- the LOC131286853 gene encoding putative inorganic phosphate cotransporter isoform X2, which yields MFSPKAGPSGERTPLLSGKLLGPVVIVEEKIVQEYREIVLPENFHSSYRHRWLECLSRVFIIPQRVILAIMGFLAIMNAYTMRISLSIAITEMVNKTGGGGEEGESGVCPIDENDNPDDFTGGEFDWDEELQGIILSSFYWGYVITHIPGGMLAEKFGGKWTLSLGILSTAFFTLITPWAVELGGSTALIVIRVMMGLGEGTTFPALSALMATWIPAKERSKLGSLVFGGGQVGTILGNLLSGVLLHNIDGWSSVFYFFGGMGVLWFVIFTLLCYSDPESHPFISEKEKEYLKRELGTLERDRTLPPTPWRYILTSVPMMALVCAQIGHDWGFFIMVTDLPKYMSDVLRFSIKDNGLYSSLPYLVMWIVSLSTGVLSDWLITSGRMTITFGRKLFTTIASIGPACFIVGASYAGCEKAVVVMLFTFAMGLMGTFYPGMKVNPLDLSPNYAGTLMAITNGIGAITGIIAPYVVGVMTPNHTLDEWRIVFWISFAVFNVTNLAYILWASGEVQPWNTPHLMNKSVEAGDSNSSDKALAEPRKSDQTLGAIKQ from the exons ATGTTTAGTCCAAAGGCAGGCCCTTCGGGGGAGCGGACACCGTTGTTGAGTGGAAAACTCCTGGGCCCGGTGGTGATCGTAGAGGAAAAAATCGTCCAAG AGTACAGGGAAATTGTGCTACCCGAAAACTTTCACTCGTCCTATCGGCACCGGTGGTTAGAATGTCTCTCTAGAG TTTTCATCATCCCGCAGCGTGTGATCCTCGCCATCATGGGCTTCCTGGCGATCATGAACGCGTACACGATGCGAATCTCGCTGTCAATCGCCATCACGGAGATGGTGAACAAGACGGGCGGTGGCGGCGAGGAGGGCGAAAGTGGCGTCTGCCCGATCGACGAGAACGACAACCCGGACGACTTTACCGGCGGTGAGTTCGACTGGGATGAGGAGCTGCAGGGCATCATCCTGTCGTCGTTCTACTGGGGCTACGTCATCACGCACATCCCGGGCGGCATGTTGGCGGAGAAGTTCGGCGGCAAGTGGACGCTTAGTCTGGGCATCCTGTCGACGGCCTTCTTCACGCTGATCACCCCGTGGGCGGTGGAGCTCGGCGGCTCGACGGCGCTGATCGTTATCCGTGTGATGATGGGTTTGGGCGAAGGTACGACCTTCCCGGCGCTGAGTGCCCTGATGGCGACCTGGATCCCGGCGAAGGAGCGCAGCAAGCTGGGTTCGCTGGTGTTTGGCGGCGGTCAGGTCGGTACGATCCTCGGTAACCTGCTGTCCGGCGTGCTGCTGCACAACATCGACGGCTGGTCGTCGGTGTTTTACTTCTTCGGCGGCATGGGAGTTTTGTGGTTCGTGATCTTC ACGCTCCTCTGCTACAGCGATCCCGAGTCGCATCCCTTCAtcagcgaaaaggaaaaggagtATCTGAAGCGTGAGCTGGGAACGCTCGAGCGCGACCGCACACTGCCACCTACCCCCTGGCGGTACATCCTCACGAGCGTACCGATGATGGCGCTGGTGTGCGCCCAGATTGGCCACGACTGGGGCTTCTTCATCATGGTCACCGATCTGCCCAAGTACATGAGCGATGTGCTGCGATTCTCGATCAAGGACAACGGGCTCTACTCGTCCCTGCCGTATCTGGTGATGTGGATCGTGTCGCTGTCGACCGGCGTCCTAAGCGACTGGCTGATCACGTCCGGCCGGATGACGATCACGTTTGGTCGGAAGCTGTTCACCACGATCG CGTCGATCGGACCGGCCTGCTTCATCGTCGGCGCGTCGTACGCCGGCTGCGAGAAGGCGGTGGTGGTCATGCTGTTCACCTTCGCCATGGGCCTCATGGGCACGTTCTACCCGGGCATGAAGGTGAACCCGCTCGATCTGAGCCCCAACTACGCCGGCACGCTGATGGCCATCACCAACGGCATCGGTGCCATCACCGGCATCATCGCACCGTACGTCGTCGGCGTGATGACACCCAAC CATACCCTCGATGAATGGCGGATCGTCTTCTGGATCTCGTTCGCCGTCTTCAACGTCACCAATCTGGCGTACATTCTGTGGGCATCGGGCGAGGTGCAGCCCTGGAATACGCCCCATCTGATGAACAAATCGGTCGAGGCGGGCGACTCGAACTCGTCCGACAAGGCGCTTGCCGAGCCGCGCAAAAGCGACCAAACACTTGGTGCCATAAAGCAGTGA
- the LOC131293102 gene encoding sialin-like: MLKLLQSCMAGTFFCQKKYILTMMTFFAIFNQYTMRICLHLAITVMTGDRNETVSGVTIADEDHFDWDEHQQGVILSAFYWGYTVSHFASALVADQYSKHLLGLSVLVTAILTLLTPLAIDVGGAWALVAVRVLEGIGEGATFPVLSALVAHWIPASERGFYGSFIFSGCQIGALVGGIGTGYFIAAHETWRTTFYIWGVLAVVWYVLWLFIGFESPETHPYIDERERAELAERLAESKKSAHMLPIPWRRIFSSCPLWGLIAGQIGHDWGTYLIITDLPKYMKSILHISVADNGLVSYAPFFTMWLFSIVGGWLCDLQIRKQCSSRTNARKLWTTLGSLLPAFFMMAASYTGNDKTLVITFFALCVTFLGGFYPGVKVNSNDLSPNFAGVLMAMVNGIGAITGILTPYIAGLLTPNQTLEEWRVVFWIAFGVLNVTNIIFILFASGEIQPWNYPPAPEQQQQQQQGSS, translated from the exons ATGTTGAAGCTTCTGCAGTCCTGCATGGCTGGGA CTTTCTTCTGCCAGAAGAAGTACATTCTCACGATGATGACGTTTTTCGCCATCTTCAATCAGTACACGATGCGTATCTGTCTCCATCTGGCCATCACGGTGATGACGGGCGACCGGAATGAGACGGTGTCGGGCGTGACGATCGCCGACGAGGACCACTTCGATTGGGACGAACATCAGCAGGGCGTGATCCTGTCCGCGTTCTACTGGGGCTACACGGTTTCCCATTTCGCGAGCGCCCTGGTAGCGGATCAGTACTCGAAGCATCTGCTAGGGCTGAGCGTTCTGGTGACGGCCATCTTGACCCTGCTGACACCCCTGGCGATCGATGTTGGCGGTGCGTGGGCTTTGGTTGCCGTGCGGGTTCTCGAGGGGATCGGCGAAGGTGCCACCTTCCCCGTGCTGAGTGCCCTCGTTGCCCACTGGATACCGGCGTCGGAACGTGGCTTCTACGGTTCGTTCATCTTCAGCGGATGTCAGATTGGGGCGCTGGTCGGTGGCATCGGTACGGGTTACTTCATTGCCGCGCATGAAACCTGGCGTACGACGTTCTACATTTGGGGCGTCTTGGCCGTCGTCTGGTACGTGTTGTGGCTGTTCATCGGGTTCGAGAGCCCGGAAACGCATCCCTACATCGACGAGCGCGAACGGGCGGAACTGGCCGAGCGGTTGGCGGAGAGCAAGAAGAGTGCGCACATGCTGCCAATTCCATGGCGTCGCATCTTCTCCTCCTGCCCGCTGTGGGGCCTCATTGCCGGCCAGATTGGGCACGACTGGGGTACCTACCTCATCATCACCGATCTGCCGAAGTACATGAAGAGCATCCTGCACATTTCGGTCGCCGACAACGGACTCGTCTCGTACGCTCCCTTCTTCACCATGTGGCTGTTCTCGATCGTCGGCGGGTGGCTTTGCGATCTGCAGATTCGCAAGCAGTGCTCCAGTCGGACGAACGCCCGCAAACTCTGGACCACACTGGGGTCGCTGCTGCCCGCCTTCTTCATGATGGCCGCGTCCTACACCGGCAACGATAAGACGCTCGTCATCACCTTCTTCGCCCTGTGCGTCACATTTCTCGGCGGGTTCTATCCGGGTGTGAAGGTGAACTCGAACGACTTGAGCCCAAACTTTGCCGGCGTGCTGATGGCAATGGTTAACGGCATCGGTGCCATCACTG GAATTCTTACACCGTACATCGCGGGACTTTTAACGCCAAAT CAAACCTTGGAAGAGTGGCGCGTCGTGTTCTGGATCGCATTCGGTGTCCTGAACGTGACCAACATCATCTTCATCCTGTTTGCGTCGGGCGAAATACAACCATGGAATTATCCTCCAGCcccggagcagcagcagcagcagcagcagggatCGTCGTAG